One genomic segment of Burkholderia pyrrocinia includes these proteins:
- a CDS encoding DUF899 domain-containing protein, which translates to MTTHLTGTRDEWLAERRALLEAEKALTRQSDELARRRQALPWVRVDKTYRFDTEDGQATLDDLFRGRSQLLVYHFMFGPDYKAGCPSCSALADGFDGFAVHLANHDVTLAAVSRAPLAKLLAYRQRMGWTFPWASSVGSDFNFDFNVSFTETQQRAGDVEYNYARAGHAMDMDPPPAPVVQFAATCGTDAVTYSLDRPGMSAFVREDGAVYHTYSTYARGLDGLWGMYQWLDRAPRGRNEAGPWWRRHDEYARG; encoded by the coding sequence ATGACGACCCATCTCACCGGAACGCGCGACGAATGGCTGGCCGAGCGCAGGGCGCTGCTCGAGGCGGAAAAGGCGCTGACGCGGCAAAGCGACGAACTCGCGCGGCGGCGCCAGGCACTGCCGTGGGTGCGCGTCGACAAGACCTACCGGTTCGACACGGAAGACGGGCAGGCGACGCTCGACGACCTGTTTCGCGGCCGTTCGCAACTGCTCGTCTATCACTTCATGTTCGGTCCCGACTACAAGGCCGGCTGCCCGTCGTGCTCGGCGCTCGCGGACGGCTTCGACGGTTTTGCCGTGCACCTGGCGAACCACGACGTGACGCTCGCGGCCGTGTCGCGCGCGCCGCTTGCAAAGCTGCTCGCGTACCGGCAGCGGATGGGGTGGACCTTCCCGTGGGCGTCGTCGGTCGGCAGCGATTTCAACTTCGACTTCAACGTGTCGTTCACCGAAACGCAGCAGCGCGCGGGCGACGTCGAATACAACTACGCGCGGGCGGGACACGCGATGGACATGGATCCGCCGCCGGCGCCCGTCGTGCAGTTCGCGGCGACGTGCGGCACCGACGCGGTCACGTATTCGCTCGACCGGCCGGGGATGAGCGCGTTCGTGCGCGAGGACGGCGCCGTCTATCACACGTACTCGACCTATGCGCGCGGGCTCGACGGGTTGTGGGGGATGTACCAGTGGCTCGATCGTGCGCCGCGCGGGCGCAACGAGGCGGGCCCGTGGTGGCGCCGCCACGACGAGTACGCGCGCGGTTGA
- a CDS encoding Vgb family protein gives MKRSNAEIIREYGPFPGVDGVHGVTFDGQHVWYASGDKLNALDPERGTTVRSLDIAAHAGTAFDGRHLFQIVEDRIEKIDPESGRVLATIPAPGGGADSGLAWAEGTLWVGQYRERKIHQIDPESGAVLRTIESNRFVTGVTWVDGELWHGTWEADQSELRHIDPLTGQVLEQVDMPTGVGVSGLESDGHDRFYCGGGNSGKLRAVRRPARTRASGDGAGATPDPADG, from the coding sequence ATGAAACGCTCAAATGCAGAGATCATTCGCGAGTACGGCCCGTTTCCGGGCGTCGACGGCGTGCACGGCGTCACGTTCGACGGGCAGCACGTGTGGTACGCGTCCGGCGACAAGCTGAATGCGCTCGATCCGGAACGCGGCACGACCGTCCGCTCGCTCGACATCGCCGCGCATGCGGGCACGGCGTTCGACGGCCGCCACCTGTTCCAGATCGTCGAGGACCGCATCGAGAAGATCGATCCGGAATCGGGCCGCGTGCTCGCGACGATCCCCGCACCCGGCGGCGGCGCCGACTCGGGGCTCGCGTGGGCCGAAGGCACGCTGTGGGTCGGCCAGTACCGCGAACGCAAGATTCATCAGATCGACCCGGAATCGGGCGCCGTGCTGCGCACGATCGAATCGAACCGCTTCGTCACCGGCGTGACGTGGGTCGACGGCGAGCTGTGGCACGGCACCTGGGAAGCCGACCAGAGCGAGTTGCGGCACATCGATCCGCTTACGGGACAAGTGCTCGAGCAGGTCGACATGCCGACCGGCGTCGGCGTGTCGGGGCTCGAATCCGACGGCCACGACCGCTTCTACTGCGGCGGCGGCAACAGCGGCAAGCTGCGCGCCGTGCGGCGCCCGGCGCGAACGCGGGCGTCGGGCGACGGCGCCGGTGCGACGCCCGATCCTGCCGACGGCTGA
- a CDS encoding SPFH domain-containing protein has protein sequence MDSLIIWVVLLVIAIVIVSKTVKIVPQQHAWVLERFGRYHATLSPGLNIVLPFVDRIAYRHVLKEIPLDVPSQICITRDNTQLQVDGVLYFQVMDPMKASYGSSNFVLAITQLSQTMLRSVIGKLELDKTFEERDFINHSIVSALDEAAANWGVKVLRYEIKDLTPPKEILHAMQAQITAEREKRALIAASEGRKQEQINLASGAREAAIQKSEGERQAAINQAQGEAAAILAVAEANAQAIQKIANAMQSQGGMDAVNLKVAEQYVGAFANLAKQGNTLIVPSNLSDLGSAIASALTIVKSASPAAGGKG, from the coding sequence ATGGATTCGCTGATCATCTGGGTTGTCCTGCTCGTCATCGCGATCGTGATCGTGTCGAAGACGGTGAAGATCGTGCCGCAGCAGCATGCGTGGGTGCTCGAGCGCTTCGGTCGCTATCACGCGACGCTGTCGCCCGGTCTCAATATCGTGCTGCCGTTCGTCGATCGCATTGCGTATCGCCACGTGCTGAAGGAAATTCCGCTCGACGTGCCGAGCCAGATCTGCATCACGCGCGACAACACGCAGCTTCAGGTCGACGGCGTGCTGTATTTCCAGGTGATGGACCCGATGAAGGCGTCGTACGGGTCGAGCAACTTCGTGCTCGCGATCACGCAGCTGTCGCAGACGATGCTGCGCTCGGTGATCGGCAAGCTGGAGCTCGACAAGACTTTCGAGGAGCGCGACTTCATCAACCACAGCATCGTGTCGGCGCTTGACGAGGCCGCTGCGAACTGGGGCGTGAAGGTGCTGCGCTACGAGATCAAGGACCTGACGCCGCCGAAGGAAATCCTGCACGCGATGCAGGCGCAGATCACCGCGGAGCGCGAAAAGCGCGCGCTGATCGCCGCATCCGAGGGCCGCAAGCAGGAACAGATCAACCTCGCGTCGGGTGCGCGCGAAGCGGCGATCCAGAAGTCCGAAGGCGAGCGGCAGGCCGCGATCAACCAGGCGCAGGGCGAGGCCGCCGCGATCCTTGCCGTGGCCGAGGCGAACGCGCAGGCGATCCAGAAGATCGCGAACGCGATGCAGTCGCAGGGCGGGATGGACGCGGTGAACCTGAAGGTCGCCGAGCAGTATGTCGGCGCGTTCGCGAATCTCGCGAAGCAGGGCAACACGCTGATCGTGCCGTCGAACCTGTCGGATCTCGGCTCCGCGATCGCGTCGGCGCTGACGATCGTCAAAAGCGCGTCGCCGGCCGCGGGCGGGAAGGGCTGA
- a CDS encoding helix-turn-helix domain-containing protein: MDSLITAAARALAAGDALGALNRVALRDDAPALALRGIAMAQLGDFERARALVRGAARAFGAKEAVARARCVVAEAEIALASRDLRWPTRALDAACATLDAHGDRTNAAHARYLGVRRLLLIGRIDDAERLLAHLDPAPLPAASRAAHELIAAGIAMRRIRTHAARAALARARAAARDAGIAALTAEVDTAARVLDAPAARLIARGTSRLVQLDEVETLFASNALVVDACRHTVRDARTSVSLARRPVLFVLARALGEAWPADVSRNALVAAAFRAKHADESHRARLRVEIGRLRAVLRPLANVTATQRGFALEPLGVRETVVLARPVDDRHAAVLALLADGEAWSSSALALALGASQRTVQRALDALAEADKVQAFGRGRARRWTTPPLPGFATTLLLPAALPGD, encoded by the coding sequence ATGGATTCGCTGATTACCGCGGCCGCGCGTGCGCTCGCGGCCGGTGACGCGCTCGGCGCGCTGAACCGCGTCGCACTGCGCGACGACGCCCCAGCGCTCGCGCTGCGCGGCATCGCGATGGCACAGCTCGGCGATTTCGAACGCGCACGGGCACTCGTGCGCGGTGCCGCACGCGCTTTCGGCGCGAAGGAGGCCGTGGCGCGGGCACGCTGCGTCGTCGCGGAAGCCGAGATCGCGCTCGCGTCGCGCGACCTCCGCTGGCCGACGCGCGCGCTCGATGCCGCGTGCGCGACGCTCGACGCACACGGCGACCGCACGAACGCCGCGCATGCGCGCTATCTCGGCGTGCGCCGGCTGCTGCTGATCGGTCGCATCGACGACGCCGAACGGCTGCTCGCGCATCTCGATCCCGCGCCGCTGCCGGCCGCGTCACGCGCCGCCCATGAGCTGATCGCGGCCGGCATCGCGATGCGCCGCATCCGCACGCACGCGGCCCGTGCGGCGCTCGCCCGTGCGCGGGCGGCCGCCCGCGACGCCGGCATCGCCGCGCTGACGGCCGAGGTCGACACCGCAGCGCGCGTGCTCGATGCGCCGGCCGCGCGACTCATCGCGCGCGGCACGTCACGGCTCGTGCAGCTCGACGAAGTCGAGACGCTGTTCGCGTCGAATGCGCTCGTCGTCGATGCGTGCCGCCACACGGTGCGCGATGCGCGCACGTCCGTGTCGCTCGCGCGCCGCCCAGTGTTGTTCGTGCTCGCCCGTGCGCTTGGCGAGGCATGGCCGGCCGACGTGTCGAGAAACGCGCTCGTGGCTGCCGCGTTCCGCGCGAAACATGCGGACGAATCGCATCGCGCACGCCTGCGCGTCGAGATCGGCCGGCTGCGTGCGGTGTTGCGGCCGCTCGCGAACGTCACCGCGACACAGCGCGGCTTCGCGCTCGAACCGCTCGGCGTGCGCGAGACCGTCGTACTCGCGCGCCCGGTCGACGATCGCCACGCGGCCGTGCTCGCGCTCCTCGCCGACGGCGAAGCGTGGTCGAGCTCCGCACTGGCGCTCGCACTCGGTGCAAGCCAGCGCACCGTGCAGCGCGCGCTCGACGCGCTCGCCGAAGCGGACAAGGTGCAGGCGTTCGGCCGCGGCCGCGCGCGGCGCTGGACGACGCCGCCGCTGCCCGGATTCGCGACGACCTTGTTACTCCCTGCCGCGCTGCCGGGAGATTAG
- the guaB gene encoding IMP dehydrogenase, producing MRLIQKALTFDDVLLVPAFSDVLPRDTSLKTKLTRNISLNMPLVSAAMDTVTEGRLAIAMAQQGGVGIVHKNLTPAEQAREVAKVKRFESGVVRDPITVPPQMKVRDVIALSRQHGISGFPVVEGPQLVGIVTNRDLRFETRLDEPVKSIMTPRERLVTVKEGTPLAEAKALMHSHRLERVLVVNDAFELRGLMTVKDITKQTEHPDACKDEHGKLRAGAAVGVGPDNEERVELLVQAGVDVIVVDTAHGHSKGVLERVRWVKQNFPHVEVIGGNIATAAAAKALVEYGADAVKVGIGPGSICTTRIVAGVGVPQISAIANVSEALKGTGVPCIADGGVRFSGDVSKALAAGANAVMMGSMFAGTEESPGDVFLYQGRQYKSYRGMGSVGAMKDGAADRYFQDNSANIDKLVPEGIEGRVAYKGSVNAILFQLVGGVRASMGYCGCRTIDELHDKAEFVQITAAGMRESHVHDVQITKEAPNYHVD from the coding sequence ATGCGTCTGATCCAAAAAGCACTCACTTTCGATGACGTGCTCCTCGTTCCCGCCTTCTCTGACGTTCTCCCGCGCGACACCAGCCTCAAGACCAAGCTGACCCGCAACATCTCCCTGAACATGCCGCTCGTGTCCGCCGCCATGGACACGGTCACCGAAGGCCGTCTCGCGATCGCGATGGCGCAGCAGGGTGGCGTCGGTATCGTCCACAAGAACCTCACGCCGGCCGAACAGGCCCGCGAGGTCGCGAAGGTCAAGCGTTTCGAGTCGGGCGTCGTCCGCGATCCGATCACGGTGCCGCCGCAAATGAAGGTGCGCGACGTGATCGCGCTGTCGCGCCAGCATGGCATCTCGGGTTTCCCGGTCGTCGAAGGCCCGCAGCTCGTCGGCATCGTCACGAACCGCGACCTGCGTTTCGAAACGCGCCTCGACGAGCCGGTCAAGTCGATCATGACGCCGCGCGAGCGCCTCGTCACGGTCAAGGAAGGCACGCCGCTCGCCGAAGCGAAGGCGCTGATGCACAGCCACCGCCTCGAGCGCGTGCTGGTCGTCAACGATGCATTCGAACTGCGCGGCCTGATGACCGTCAAGGACATCACGAAGCAGACCGAGCACCCGGACGCGTGCAAGGACGAACACGGCAAGCTGCGCGCAGGCGCGGCGGTCGGCGTCGGTCCCGACAACGAAGAGCGCGTCGAGCTGCTGGTGCAGGCCGGCGTCGACGTGATCGTCGTCGATACCGCGCACGGCCACAGCAAGGGCGTGCTCGAGCGCGTCCGCTGGGTCAAGCAGAACTTCCCGCACGTCGAAGTGATCGGCGGCAACATCGCGACGGCCGCCGCCGCGAAGGCGCTCGTCGAATACGGCGCGGACGCGGTCAAGGTCGGTATCGGCCCCGGCTCGATCTGCACGACGCGGATCGTCGCGGGTGTCGGCGTGCCGCAGATCAGCGCGATCGCGAACGTCTCGGAAGCGCTGAAGGGCACCGGCGTGCCGTGCATCGCCGACGGCGGCGTGCGCTTCTCGGGCGACGTGTCGAAGGCCCTCGCAGCCGGCGCGAATGCGGTGATGATGGGCAGCATGTTCGCGGGCACCGAAGAATCGCCGGGCGACGTGTTCCTGTACCAGGGCCGCCAGTACAAGTCGTACCGCGGCATGGGTTCGGTCGGCGCGATGAAGGACGGCGCGGCAGACCGCTACTTCCAGGACAACTCGGCGAACATCGACAAGCTCGTGCCGGAAGGCATCGAAGGCCGTGTCGCGTACAAGGGCTCGGTCAACGCGATCCTGTTCCAGCTGGTCGGCGGCGTGCGCGCCAGCATGGGCTATTGCGGCTGCCGGACGATCGACGAGCTGCACGACAAGGCCGAATTCGTCCAGATCACCGCAGCGGGCATGCGCGAGTCGCACGTGCACGACGTGCAGATCACGAAGGAAGCGCCGAACTACCACGTGGACTGA
- a CDS encoding RnfH family protein, translated as MLSIEVCYALPDRQTLIPVSLPEGATVRSAIDASGVLALHPEIDLAQAKTGVHGKLAPLNAPLVDHDRVEIYRPLIVDPKLARQRRVDKSRRAGSIEGRKWMHKDAR; from the coding sequence ATGCTGTCGATCGAAGTCTGCTATGCGCTGCCGGACCGCCAGACGCTGATTCCGGTGTCGCTGCCCGAAGGGGCGACCGTTCGCTCGGCGATCGACGCGAGCGGCGTGCTCGCGCTGCACCCGGAGATCGACCTCGCGCAAGCGAAGACGGGCGTGCACGGCAAGCTCGCACCGCTCAATGCGCCGCTCGTCGACCACGACCGCGTCGAGATCTACCGCCCGCTGATCGTCGATCCGAAGCTGGCGCGCCAGCGGCGCGTCGACAAGTCCCGCCGCGCCGGCTCCATCGAGGGCCGCAAGTGGATGCACAAGGACGCGCGCTGA
- a CDS encoding DUF2182 domain-containing protein: protein MTRPATGDTGRDRRAFGAALVAVFAAAAMATLAQHASMDAMGGEPMPGGWTLSSAWLRPCGWGAGRAFAAFAGMWGAMTVTMMLPVLAPPLWRYRQRVGPLTAARSTWLLVVAGAGYFAVWMAFGAMAFPLGGALTAAAARLPALARAMPFAAGAVVSAAGVLQFSAWKLRRLACCRHAAADAHRSRADAGAAWRHGVQAAMRCGACCGNLMAVALAAGMMDLRVMAAVTVAIAAERLAPAGERVVRIVGGVAIGGGIAMIARTAGLV from the coding sequence ATGACACGGCCGGCAACCGGCGATACGGGCCGCGATCGGCGGGCATTCGGCGCGGCGCTCGTTGCCGTGTTCGCCGCCGCCGCGATGGCGACACTGGCGCAGCACGCGTCGATGGACGCGATGGGCGGCGAACCGATGCCCGGCGGCTGGACGCTCTCGTCGGCGTGGCTGCGGCCATGCGGATGGGGCGCCGGTCGCGCGTTCGCGGCGTTCGCCGGCATGTGGGGCGCGATGACGGTGACGATGATGCTGCCCGTACTGGCACCGCCCCTCTGGCGATACCGGCAGCGCGTCGGCCCGCTGACCGCGGCGCGCTCGACCTGGCTGCTCGTCGTCGCGGGCGCCGGGTACTTCGCGGTATGGATGGCATTTGGCGCGATGGCGTTTCCGCTCGGCGGCGCGCTGACGGCCGCCGCGGCACGGCTGCCGGCGCTCGCCCGCGCGATGCCGTTCGCGGCCGGCGCGGTCGTGTCGGCCGCGGGCGTGCTGCAGTTCTCGGCGTGGAAGCTGCGCCGGCTGGCGTGCTGCAGGCACGCGGCGGCGGACGCGCACCGGTCGCGTGCGGATGCCGGCGCGGCATGGCGCCACGGCGTGCAAGCCGCGATGCGCTGCGGCGCCTGTTGCGGGAACCTGATGGCGGTCGCGCTGGCGGCCGGCATGATGGATCTGCGCGTGATGGCTGCCGTCACGGTCGCGATCGCCGCCGAGCGCCTCGCGCCGGCCGGCGAGCGTGTTGTGCGGATCGTCGGCGGCGTCGCGATCGGGGGCGGCATCGCGATGATCGCGCGCACGGCCGGGCTGGTGTAA
- a CDS encoding NfeD family protein has product MMSGHLFWWGAVGVLVVAELLTGTFYLLMIALGFIAGGLLQLAGFAPHVQFGAAAVVAIVAMIALRRSGLGRKQKRDTSTNPDVNLDIGATVTVDAWRDGRARVQYRGADWDVELANGERDDAHVYQVSAVRGNCLVVVAKPAG; this is encoded by the coding sequence ATGATGTCGGGGCATCTGTTCTGGTGGGGCGCAGTGGGCGTGCTGGTCGTGGCCGAGTTGCTGACGGGCACGTTCTATCTGCTGATGATCGCGCTCGGCTTTATCGCGGGCGGGTTGCTGCAGCTGGCCGGGTTCGCGCCGCACGTGCAGTTCGGCGCGGCGGCCGTGGTCGCGATCGTCGCGATGATCGCGCTGCGCCGTTCGGGGCTCGGCCGCAAGCAGAAGCGCGACACGTCGACGAATCCCGACGTCAATCTCGATATCGGCGCGACCGTCACGGTCGATGCGTGGCGTGACGGCCGCGCGCGCGTGCAGTATCGCGGCGCCGACTGGGACGTCGAACTCGCGAACGGCGAACGCGACGATGCGCACGTGTATCAGGTGAGCGCCGTGCGCGGCAACTGTCTCGTGGTCGTCGCGAAACCCGCGGGCTGA
- the smpB gene encoding SsrA-binding protein SmpB — translation MSIIDNRKAHFDYHIEERYEAGLVLEGWEVKALRAGRGQIKEGYVVVKNAEIFLIGTHISPLPEASTHINPDPVRTRKLLLHREEIKKLIGKVEQRGYTLVPLNFHYKGGRVKCDIALAKGKKLHDKRETEKKRDWEREKARIMRAGT, via the coding sequence ATGAGCATCATCGACAACAGGAAAGCGCACTTCGATTATCACATCGAGGAGCGCTACGAGGCGGGGCTCGTGCTGGAGGGCTGGGAAGTCAAGGCGCTGCGCGCCGGGCGCGGCCAGATCAAGGAAGGCTACGTCGTGGTGAAGAACGCCGAGATCTTCCTGATCGGTACCCATATCAGCCCGCTGCCCGAAGCCTCGACGCACATCAACCCCGACCCGGTTCGCACGCGCAAGCTGCTGCTACACCGTGAGGAAATCAAGAAACTGATCGGCAAGGTCGAGCAGCGCGGCTACACGCTCGTGCCGCTGAACTTCCACTACAAGGGCGGCCGCGTGAAGTGCGACATTGCGCTTGCAAAGGGGAAGAAGCTGCACGACAAGCGCGAAACCGAGAAGAAGCGCGACTGGGAACGCGAGAAGGCACGCATCATGCGCGCCGGCACCTGA
- the guaA gene encoding glutamine-hydrolyzing GMP synthase — translation MHDKILILDFGSQVTQLIARRVREAHVYCEIHPNDVSDEFVREFAPKAVILSGSHASTYEDHQLRAPQAVWDLGVPVLGICYGMQTMAVQLGGKVEWSDHREFGYAEMRAHGHTRLLDGIEDFTTAEGHGMLKVWMSHGDKVAELPPGFALMASTPSCPIAGMADEARGYYAVQFHPEVTHTVKGRQIIERFVLQIAGAKPDWIMRNHIEEAVAKIREQVGDEEVILGLSGGVDSSVAAALIHRAIGDQLTCVFVDHGLLRLNEGKMVLDMFEGRLHAKVVHVDAADQFLGHLTGVTDPEAKRKIIGREFVEVFQAEAKKLSKAKWLAQGTIYPDVVESGGTKTKKATTIKSHHNVGGLPETLGLKLLEPLRDLFKDEVRELGVALGLPAEMVYRHPFPGPGLGVRILGEVKREYADLLRRADAIFIEELRNTTATAQDAAAGLCGEADVGKSWYDLTSQAFAVFLPVKSVGVMGDGRTYDYVTSLRAVQTTDFMTAHWAHLPYALLGRASNRIINEVRGINRVVYDISGKPPATIEWE, via the coding sequence ATGCACGACAAAATCCTGATTCTCGACTTCGGTTCGCAAGTCACCCAACTGATCGCACGGCGTGTGCGTGAAGCGCACGTCTACTGCGAAATCCATCCGAACGATGTGTCCGACGAGTTCGTCCGCGAGTTCGCACCGAAGGCGGTGATCCTGTCGGGCAGCCATGCGAGCACGTACGAAGACCATCAACTGCGCGCGCCGCAGGCCGTATGGGATCTCGGCGTGCCGGTGCTCGGCATCTGCTACGGCATGCAGACGATGGCCGTGCAGCTCGGCGGCAAGGTCGAGTGGAGCGACCATCGCGAATTCGGCTATGCGGAAATGCGCGCGCACGGCCATACGCGCCTGCTCGACGGCATCGAGGATTTCACGACGGCCGAAGGCCACGGGATGCTGAAGGTCTGGATGAGCCACGGCGACAAGGTTGCCGAGCTGCCGCCGGGCTTCGCGCTGATGGCGTCGACGCCGAGCTGCCCGATCGCCGGCATGGCCGACGAGGCGCGCGGCTACTACGCGGTGCAGTTCCACCCGGAAGTCACGCACACGGTGAAGGGCCGCCAGATCATCGAGCGTTTCGTGCTGCAGATCGCCGGCGCGAAGCCCGACTGGATCATGCGTAACCACATCGAGGAAGCCGTCGCGAAGATTCGCGAGCAGGTGGGCGACGAGGAAGTGATTCTTGGCCTGTCGGGCGGCGTCGATTCGAGCGTCGCGGCCGCGCTGATCCATCGCGCAATCGGCGATCAGCTCACCTGCGTGTTCGTCGACCACGGCCTGCTGCGCCTGAACGAAGGCAAGATGGTGCTCGACATGTTCGAGGGCCGTCTGCACGCGAAGGTCGTGCACGTCGACGCAGCCGACCAGTTCCTCGGCCACCTGACCGGCGTGACCGATCCGGAAGCGAAGCGCAAGATCATCGGTCGCGAATTCGTCGAGGTGTTCCAGGCCGAGGCGAAGAAGCTGTCGAAGGCGAAGTGGCTCGCGCAGGGCACGATCTATCCGGATGTGGTCGAATCGGGCGGCACGAAGACGAAGAAGGCGACGACGATCAAGAGCCATCACAACGTCGGCGGCCTGCCGGAAACGCTCGGCCTGAAGCTGCTCGAGCCGCTGCGCGACCTGTTCAAGGACGAAGTGCGCGAGCTGGGCGTCGCGCTCGGCCTGCCGGCGGAGATGGTGTACCGTCATCCGTTCCCGGGCCCGGGCCTCGGCGTGCGGATTCTCGGCGAAGTGAAGCGCGAATACGCGGACCTGCTGCGCCGCGCGGACGCGATCTTCATCGAGGAGCTGCGCAACACGACCGCGACCGCGCAGGATGCGGCGGCCGGCCTGTGCGGCGAAGCCGATGTCGGCAAGAGCTGGTACGACCTGACGAGCCAGGCGTTCGCGGTGTTCCTGCCGGTGAAGTCGGTCGGCGTGATGGGCGATGGCCGTACGTACGACTACGTGACGTCGCTGCGCGCGGTGCAGACCACCGACTTCATGACCGCACACTGGGCGCACCTGCCGTACGCGCTGCTCGGCCGCGCGTCGAACCGGATCATCAACGAGGTGCGCGGGATCAACCGTGTGGTGTACGACATCTCGGGGAAGCCGCCGGCGACGATCGAGTGGGAGTAA
- a CDS encoding type II toxin-antitoxin system RatA family toxin → MADVQKTVLIRHSAEQMFDLVTDVADYPNFLPWCGGVEIRRQDDSGMEARIDINFKGIKQHFATRNTQQRPTRIDMEFTDGPFKKFTGSWRFTALRADACKIEFALHYEFSSILLEKIIGPVFSHIANTFVDSFVKRADQRYGKG, encoded by the coding sequence ATGGCAGATGTCCAGAAAACCGTATTGATCCGTCATTCGGCGGAACAGATGTTCGACCTCGTCACCGACGTGGCCGACTACCCCAATTTCCTGCCCTGGTGCGGCGGCGTCGAGATTCGCCGTCAGGACGACAGCGGGATGGAAGCGCGCATCGATATCAACTTCAAGGGCATCAAGCAGCATTTCGCGACGCGCAACACGCAGCAGCGCCCGACGCGGATCGACATGGAGTTCACGGACGGCCCGTTCAAGAAGTTCACTGGCTCGTGGCGCTTCACCGCGCTGCGCGCCGATGCGTGCAAGATCGAATTCGCGCTGCACTACGAGTTCTCGAGCATCCTGCTCGAGAAGATCATCGGGCCGGTGTTCAGCCACATTGCGAACACGTTTGTCGATTCGTTCGTGAAGCGCGCGGACCAGCGCTACGGGAAGGGGTGA
- a CDS encoding DMT family transporter, translating into MQRGVVYGVLAGALWGMVFLVPRLLTDFSPLLLSAGRYAMYGLVSLAAALPAARSLLARLTREDLVALVKLAVVGNVAYYMLLSGAVHLIGIAPSSLIVGVLPVTVTLAGLGDHGAVPLRRLAVPLALVIAGIVCINVDLFTSEAAHATTLGQKLAGIACAAGALASWTWYAVANARYLQRHHHFGGNEWSVLWGVVTGLIGGLCWIAILAVPAGTVQAAVPASRWELFWLLNLVLAIGASWLGNGLWNAASKRLPLTLSGQLIVFETVFAMLYAFVYDQRMPHALEIAALVLLLAGVYGSVRQHGDTPAGGNTPGSASANANVAAH; encoded by the coding sequence ATGCAGCGCGGTGTGGTCTATGGTGTCCTGGCAGGTGCCCTGTGGGGCATGGTGTTTCTCGTTCCGCGGCTGCTGACCGACTTCTCGCCGCTGCTGCTGAGCGCCGGCCGCTACGCGATGTACGGCCTCGTGTCGCTCGCGGCCGCACTGCCGGCCGCCCGCTCGCTGCTCGCGCGGCTGACCCGCGAAGATCTCGTCGCGCTCGTGAAGCTCGCCGTCGTCGGCAACGTCGCGTACTACATGCTGCTGTCCGGCGCCGTGCACCTGATCGGCATCGCGCCCAGTTCGCTGATCGTCGGCGTATTGCCCGTCACCGTCACGCTCGCGGGCCTCGGCGACCACGGCGCCGTGCCGCTGCGGCGGCTTGCCGTCCCGCTCGCGCTGGTGATCGCGGGTATCGTCTGCATCAACGTCGACCTGTTCACGTCCGAGGCCGCGCACGCGACGACGCTCGGCCAGAAGCTCGCGGGCATTGCTTGCGCGGCCGGTGCGCTCGCGAGCTGGACCTGGTACGCAGTCGCGAACGCACGCTATCTGCAGCGCCATCATCATTTCGGCGGCAACGAATGGTCGGTGCTGTGGGGCGTCGTGACCGGCCTGATCGGCGGACTCTGCTGGATCGCAATCCTCGCGGTGCCGGCCGGCACGGTGCAGGCGGCCGTCCCCGCGTCGCGCTGGGAGTTGTTCTGGCTGCTGAATCTCGTGCTCGCAATCGGCGCGTCGTGGCTCGGCAACGGACTGTGGAATGCCGCGTCGAAGCGGTTGCCGCTCACGCTGTCGGGCCAGTTGATCGTGTTCGAAACCGTGTTCGCGATGCTTTATGCGTTCGTCTACGATCAGCGCATGCCGCACGCGCTCGAGATCGCCGCGCTGGTGTTGCTGCTCGCAGGCGTGTACGGCTCCGTGCGACAGCACGGCGACACGCCCGCCGGCGGCAATACGCCGGGCAGCGCGTCGGCCAACGCGAACGTCGCGGCCCACTGA